ACTTTGTAAATCTTATGGAATGGTTTAAACTGGGACGAGGGCTTAGGCTTCATCAATGTCTCACAATTGTCGACAGGTGGAGCAGATGGGGTGGATTCAGGAGCAGAAAAATCTGCAGGTTGTGAAGAAGGCTGCAGTGCAGAGGACTTATTCTGAGAGCGAAGTTCAAATAGGTGGTGTTGGAGGTATGCATGGTAGGGATCTAAACCATTCCAGAAATTGAACTTTACATTGCCAGCATGAGCAATGGTAAATGAAGTTCCGACAGGGGTTTATGTTCTCAGGCCCAATTCCTCAACAGAGTACCACTTGAAATCAATGTGAACCCACACACAGGGGAGGCACATACGGGGAATGCACAGAACAAGGAGgaaatacaaaaaaagaaagaaaacaggaaaaaaagaaaaaggaatgatAGTAAAAATAGCCCAGACTCTGATAGTCGTAGTGAACaaagctccaaatcatgcatTCTTAAAGACCTTTAAGAGCGAATGGAAAGACCAAAAGAGAATTCGGAACGGGGAATGAAACATGCTTCTTAAATATTGAAACAAAAGACACGAAAAAGTCAAAGGTAATGGTAGAGATAATCTCCAGATTCAGCAATCACCATACAACTTTGGATATCCATACATAACCAACTAATAACACCCACACATAAGCAACAAATAGAATGCCAGAAACTCAACAAGAACAGAGTAAAGATAGTGATGCATAAATAATCTGAGAGCTAGGATAATCATACTTGAGAAATCGCCCTTACAAGCAATGTTTTCCACACCCCTCGTTCACCCGGAAGCCCACGATAAAttctctccttttcttcttcgtGTTCCCCCCTCTCCCAGCTCATCATTCCAGACCATCCTCTTCTCTTTCCGTTTCTCTGTTTTTCCCTCAAAAACTCTCTTAAATCGGCCGACCCACCCAGCTTGTCACTCACAGTCTCGTCCTTTGTTTTCAACTCTCCATCCCCATAATAGCTCACCCATGGACAACCCACTACAAGCCCTTTTCCCTGCTCCCCTCTCCctcaaaacctaaaaaaaaaaccattccaCCATTGGacagaacttttttttttttcagcttcTCTCTTCTGTCCCTCCTGTTCTGCAACCCCACCTCCCTAACTGGTAATCCCCCTCAAGCCTATCTGTAACCAGCATCTGGAATCACCCCCCAAAACGCTCCCACTCcctctcattttttcttttttcttcccaGAAAACCCCTCTCCGCTGCTGCCcatctttctcatttttgttcCACTGTCTCCCGTCCCATCTGGCCGCCCCCCAGTAGCCCACTTCCAGTCCTCTTTGGCTGCTCCCCAGTAGCTCACTCCCGAGgcaattagaaaaagaaaagaagaaaaaagaaggaaaaaagaaatcccCCACCCCCATTCGAGGGGGTCTACACATACTTTGAATCTAAAAATCGAAatgttttttcaattatatgaatattattttagactttaaccattttttttaataaagaatcAAAGATTGATTCAGATTCTTTCATattcaaacttttaaattttccaCTAAGAGCTTGAAGATGAACTTTTTGTATCTTATTAacttttttgtgtattttataACATCTCTCAAGCTTTATTAGAGATGGTTGCACTTGAGATCTTCGAAGTACCTTCATCCATTACTTAACAGATGATGGTAAGAGCTTTTTTGTCTCTCTTTCTCATATCtttcaaaaaatccctttgattTAATTGGGAGACTTGAAATGGATACATCCCGTTGTTACACGATCTAAGTGAGTGGTTTCGTCTAGTTGCCAAGAGATGGATGAAATAGATGACCAACAATTCCATCTAAGTCTCTAGTTGTAGACGACTACAGTCCTTGCACAAAAGGTTGTTTTGATGGTTTGTCCAAGCACGCCCCTCCGATCCTAAAGTAAGTGAGTGGCTTAAGCAAGTAAGGAAATTTTTCGGAAAGAAAGCTCCTACCATTTGTAGAGTACGCATAGTTATTTATACTTTTTGCGGTGTAACGTCTTTCTAGGTGTCTTAATAGCACCTTAACTGTGCTTGATTGCACAATATTATGGCATTGACTATCGATGCATAATGACTGTCTTGCCATGATGAGCCACTAAGGATGGAATGTTTTCCAATAACGACTGTAGTTAATATGGAGCATGCCTGGTGCACAATCTGTGCCTTAATGGGTGTGTAAATGCATGATGGACAATCGAGCCTTAGTCATGTTGTATCTATGTAGGATTTGTCCATCTGACCTACTTTGGGACGAATTAGTCACTCGGCCTTAGGATCGTTGGGCCATAAAGTTGAGGGCGGTCTCCTGAACAGCTTGTCCAACCAAACAACCTTGTAGAGGGGGTCCCACAATGCCCCCCAAGTCTTGTAGTTGGGCCTGGATAGACATTAAAAGGCCAAATGCAAGAGTTGTGACTTTTGGAGAATTTGAAATCATGGCACCAAAATCCATGTGTCCTATGCTTACTTGTTGTGGGATCACGTTAATTGAGATATTGTGTTAGGTGGTGCACCCATTCGGACGCCTCGATTTCTGCAACCATATTCTATATAGGCTGTTTCTTCAGGGGCTTTGAGCTTCAACCTTGTTATTTTTTACTGGCCGGTTCGTGACCAGAACCTACTGAGAAGCTGCTTGAACATCATCTTCGAGCATTGCATACTTATCCATCTACCTAAACAAGTCATCCATCGAGGAGGGCAACTTTTTGGCGAGGGATTCAAAGAACGAAAGGCCTAGGCTTATgcttcatttgaaaatttggagaatGGCATCCATGCTATAGGACTCAACTTGAAGTACCACCTGGCTAAACTGCTTCATGAAATCCCTCAACAATTTGTTTTCTTGCATTTTAATGTTCTGCAAAGtgcttatatttttcttttggcgTGCAAAACATAAGTAATGGCTAACAAATGCCTTAGAAACATCATGAAATGAATTGATGGAGTTCTGAGGGAGGCGTGAAACCATGACAAGGTTGAACCGTGGAGGTTGGCAGGAAAGACCTTGCAGAGCAGTACATCATTCCTAATTTCTAATGTCATCAACTACCGATAGTGCAACAAATTATCAAATGGGTTACTTGTACCATCGTACATAATGAACTTGGGCACTAGGAACCCTCTAGGAGGCTCATAGCTTATGATATGAAGGTTGAACGACATAGAGAGCATATCATCCAACCATCGGTTGATGGAGCCTAGGGGTGCCTTTCCTATAGGCTCGGGCACTACTGGAAATTCTGCTTGTGGAGGCTGGAAATAGTGATACCTCTTGTTTCGGTTGGCCCAACTAGGTCTTCAAGGCTTCAGATATGCACGAAAGTGCTTGGGCCGTTGGTCTTGGGGCCCTAGGCGAGTCCTCATGGCATCAAACAGGTAGGAGCCCTATTGTTGTCCCCTTTTTCACTTTCCTCTGCTGGAACTAACGACTTCATTAGGGTGAGATTGGTCAGTTGAGGCATAAGCCTATTCGAGCCAGGTAGGAGAGTGACTAGAGGAAAAGTCTTCCTCGTGCACATGGTGAGACGACTTTACATGCCGTTGGGATGGGCGTGCCATCTGGCTGCTACTCCAGTTAAGGTTAGTCTATTAAGGAGGGGTACAATGACTCTATGAGCTACACCCCTCAATCATCTGAGCTTGCAACTCCTGATTTTCTTGCCTCAGTTGCTCAGCTTGTTGGAGTAGTGACTACATATGACACTAATTTTCTTCTTGCTTTCTTTCCATTCTGGCTTGCCAAGCCTAGAATTGGTTGACCACAATGGTTGATTGGGATGTATTAGACGTATTGGTCATCGTGCTAGTATGCTTTTTGTTCGGTTCCCACAAATGACACCAATGTTGTTACATGATCCGAGTAAGTGGTTTCGTCTAGTTGTCAAGAGTTGGATGAAAGAGGCAACTAACAATTCCGTCTAAGTCTCCCAAGTTGCAGATGGTTATAGTCCATGCACAAAAGGTTGTCTAGATGGTTTGTTTGGGCACACCCCTTCGATGCTAAAGTCAGTGAGTGGCTTAAGCAAGTAAGGGAATTTTGTGGAAAGAAAGCTCTTACCATTTGTAAAGTCCACATAgttatttatactttttgtgGTGTAATGTCTTTCCAAGTGTCTTAATAGCACCTTAACTGCGCTTGATTGTGCGATATTGTGGTATTGATTGTTGATGCATAACGACTGTCTTGCCATGATGAGCCATTGAGGATGGAATGTTTTCCAGTAATGGTTGTAGTTAATATGAAGTGTGTCTAGCGCACAATATGTGCATTAATGAGTGTGTAAATGCATGATGGACGGTCAAGCCTTAGTCATGATATATCCATGTAGGATTTGTCCATCTGACCTACTTTGGGATGGATCAATCACTTGACTTTAGGATTGTTGGGCCATATGGCTAAGGTCGGTCTCCCATGCGGCTTGTCCAACCAAACGACCGTGAGAGAGTGGAGGACTTTAGAACGACCTTGTAAAGGGGGTCCTACACATCCCAccgactatttttttttaatgactttGATATTAAATTTGTTGGTTTGTTAGAGTAATAAGGTTGAAAGAGAAACACAAACAATTACATTAAGATAAACACTCGAggaaagttaaaaatttattatctctCATCACTCTCTTATTCAAACATTACACAATCTCTTATTTATAGATAGTCAtacttaacaaaatagaaactcTTAGTAACCTCCTAAACCAAGTTTAACTTTCCAACCTCCACCAGGGAGAGTATATGGTGCAGGTGGGTATCCACCGGGAGGAGGATATCCCGCTGCTGGGTGTTCACTGGGAGGAGAATATCCGGCTGCTTGGTGTCCGCTAGGAGGAGGGTATCCGGCTGGTGGGTATCCACCTGAAGGAGGATATCCGGCTGGTGGGTATACACCCGGAGGAGGATATTCGGCTGGTGGTAATCCACATGGAGGAGGATATCCGGCTGGTGGGAATCCACATGGAGGAGAATATCCGGCAGCTGGGTATCCAAATGGAGGAGAATATTTAGCAGGAGGGTAGCCTTGTGGGGGATATGCCGGAGGAGGAGGATAACATTGTTGAGGAGGTGGATAACATTGTTGAGGGGGAGGATAATATTGTTGAGGAGGGCATGCCATGTGTGGTGGACGGTAGTTTCCAGCATCATATCCGGCAACATGTAAACTCAGCCCTCTGTCAGTAAACTCTTTGTCCGGCTTGTAGCattccatttttcttcaaattgaaaTCAATGCTGCATGGATTAGAAACACTGATTGGTTAGTGATGATTAATTGCAAAATCATTCAGCTTCTCCCAAAGTTTTGTAATTGTACTTTACAAATCCATCAGCTTGCCACTATTAATATAAACTCATTACActaacccaaaagaaaaaaaaaaaaaaaaaaaaaagaccaagaaAAACAGATTCTTGAGAAAGAGAATAGAAAGGAGAAAAGAGTTGTCACCCGCCAAATTTAGGAAATTGGTGAAGTGGGTTTTTGATTATCTTGTGATTTTCTTGACTGGTGACAAATTACAAccataaataaaacttaaaaattaaaaattaaaaattcttgaaaaggaaagttgaaaaaagaagagagagggCCATACCTACCAAAATTGGGAAAAGGGTGAAATGGGTTTGTGTTTGTGCGGTTGAGTAAGAGAAGAGGGCGTGGGGTGGTTGAGTTGGCTACAACAACAATAAATAGGCACTGAGCTCATATGAATAACCTCATTTACCGTATGCGTTGCTTGGACGCTTTGCCTTTCaccttttgtataaaaatatagagGCACATCTAGGCACACCACCTGATTCTCTTTGAAAAATTGGACGGAGGAGTATTGGGAATGTGTTGATGATTTGATGACCACTTTAAAAAATAGTCTctcctatatatttttagaataaaagtttctttaggaatttaaaatattgttgacctattttttatgttttaaaataatttttatttataagcttttttttaatcattttttatatttatataattattttttaaaataattttaagaaataagtgaaaataattaaaacatattataaaaaatcatcatatttttaGGACAATTCTTAAAAATCTGTCTTGTAAATGATTGATAGtcaaaacaagtttttattttttcataatatatgagtccgtttggtaattattttcgaaaataattttgaaaaatagtttctgagaataatttttgaaaattgttctatattttttgtaaaacaaaagtctgttttgaaacataaaatgtttttaacctatatttaatatttttaaatatgttttaaaaataatttatatatataatattttatttttaattattctatatgtttatataattatttcttaaaatagtctttagaaacaaatgaaaataacatagaacaactaaaagatgttttcttaaaacaccttgttttctattcttaaaaacagaaaatagtttttggttgtCGAACATTtctattttggaaaacaaaaaattattctaagaaACGGCTCTTGAACAGACCCTATAATTCTCAAGCATATTGTCACGGACTtggtcttttcctaagctcgtgcaacacttagacaagtcaagacactttatcttgctaagtcagccttactcttAATGTTTAGCTTgttaggctaagatgctcacgactTGGAAGCTTTAGAAAGCGTAGTAAGCAACTCTtgaagaatggaagcttttattcctaaaaggaagctttacaagtgctttggaactcacttgcttggttaggaagtggtttggttggtgccttggccaaatgaggccttaacctatttataggcaccttaggaAGTCTCTAAAACCTTGAAGGGTTCCTTACAAGtcaagaataatctagaagCTCCTACACTAGTCTATGTACAAGGGTATGTACAAGATGACTTTGGAAGATTCTACAACACCCCACACTATTCCAATGCTCTCCTAGCCAAGtgtagagatgtccacacatctctaaccctctctagaagcttccataCTCTTGCACTTTGTAGCTAAGTGTAGATGTCTCCAGGGTGTTGATGCCTCGCGTCCCAGGGATCCACGTTGCTGCCAAATGGACGCGCGCTTTCAACCAAGAATGAGTTTTGGCTCAGTCGATCCtgtaaaagatgtccggacaggataTCCGGACACACCCTCTGACGGTTTTGTTAGTCATGGCTTAAGAGATCAAGCTATTGACCTTTTCTTGGGATATCAGgcttaccttcttctttgtGTGAAGGTTCTTTTTtatagtgtcagaagctctgctcccctctttaatggtgggaagactttttggcttgtcatgatgtCCTCAAGGTGGTGGCAGAGTCATCATCACCTTGCAagcggctgtcagagatcgtgggaggtgacttgccatcgctcctgtcctttcgctctacaggcggcggaacgtgggctatGACAGGCTGTCTGGGATGACTTAGCAAGGCTTGCTCCTTACAGCCAATGATCCGGACAATGGATCCGGATAGGATAGAGCATCGCCCGGGTATGATATTTGAGAGTGTTgtgtcccccccccccccccccccccctcctgaGGGACTCGGATAGAGGTGCGTGCCACGTGTTCTCTTGGGGGGTACGGATatagttgatccggatagcggTGCGCGCCATGTGTCatcgggggggggggggggttccCTACACAGGGGTCTCTAGAAACTTCCTACCTCCTATATAAActcatggggagggtcatttgaagcatcttgtgacaatATTCTTACTTTTGGAATGGTTCACTAGGTTCTATGACCCCTTTGTTCTTTATTGTGGATATTAAAAGATGTAGACAAATCTTTCACGctaattttctagattttcttagattctttttttttagaaatcattttttttcttcataaattcAATACTATTATTTTTGTACAAACATTAAggtttatataataataataataataataataataataataataataataataataataataataataataataataataatgataataataataataataaaacttttataatatcaatatctttgtttaaaaattgtgacTTTGACTATATTTTCAACTTTCAAGTtaacaccaaaaacaaaaaattatctcAAAGGAACTCTtaaaatatttctcaattgattacaattttataaaaaaaataagaatatttcattattaaaaaaaggtttttttttttttttttttgtaaaataaggaAATGATTGAGATGTTGAGTTCTTTAATTTGGTAAGTTGATGCCTTGATGGATGTGATGTTATATGAAGAAATATTGTACAAAATCGTGGTGTATTTTAGGCTTTGTGCATtagaagaaaatttgataaatcCAATGGATGTTTATAGAAGAGTTTAGCTTAGCATAAAATCATAACCTTTCCATGAGGAGTCATCAACTTAAGTCATCAATTCAAATCTCATAATTGTTTTATTACTCTCATCTTATCAAGTGCTTGTATATATTGACTCGTATGGAAGTAAAtctataacatttttattaaacgTGCTTCCattagaaatacttttaaagagaattgttttgtgttttttataaactaaaaaatatgttttgggATTATTTTTGAGATGAGAAAAAACAGGTTCAAGTTGGGGTGGggttgagaaaattttaaaaacttggaAAGGATTTAAGTATGACTTTGTCCCGtgccaattatatataatttaaaatatttttttttcattttaaaacttttttaatataaataaaatattcattttcatttaaaaattataaatatgtataatatttatttatttctaataaaatttaaaattttaaaaataaattttttttttttacataaaataaatgggaCACAACAagtatgaaattttcttataCCCTACCCATTTcgtttaaaatttgttttggacaaggatgagaatatatataaatataagattgGGATGGGTCCCGTTTTGTTGTCATCCCTAGCAATGGGTGGGTTCAAAATGGGCCATCCCCATCTCAaccttgttttatttatttatttttattctcattcccatcaataaataaattgggTTGGGTAGGTTTGGGAATTAATTGTCCTACTTGTGGGGGGCTTCCCTCTACGTGTCCTTCCTAAACTTAAGATCCTTTAGCTGTCTAAGGCAAACAGATAATCCATATGGGATCAATCCGTTTAGATCAAGATAAGCTCCGTCTGGCGCAAGAGGTAAGAGATTTCCTTTTTCCTCAATGTCAGATGGAATGGATAGACCAAGCCGACTGGGACTTCTAGACAGACAAATCAACCCAACCGAAGTTTTCAGGCATTGAACAGATGATTAATCACACCCGATGTCTAAGCATCATACTAGATGACATTTAAACCCAAAAATTAGTGTCAATTGGTCGTTACACGCAATTAATGACATTGACAATCGTAAATGCACAGTCAACTACATGGTCCGAGATTCTTGCATAACAACCAACAAATGGCACCAATCAACAGCTCTTGCTTGGTATGATGACCCAATCCGCACCGAGATGATGGCATTGACTGTCTTATCAAGGCTTGTTATCCGCCCTGACGACAATCATCATCGTAAGAAAGGCATGAATGCACAATCAACGCTATGATGATGATGTCATCTACTTTATAAAAACCTCTTGAGAAGCATGAAAAAGGTATGCACATACATAGCCATTCAAAATAGTTGGATTCATCCTTGTTGATTTATGACTTAACCTTCGAAAGGGCGTGCCCGGACCGCCTGTTCGAACATCCTTTTGTGAAAGGAAGAAGTCTGTCTAACTCCAGTGAAGTTAGACAGACCTGTATCCAATCGACACAACACTAATATTTGCGATGTTTGTGGGAAACACTAAGGATGTCAACACCCTCCAGAAACCAATCATCAGTTATGGGTGACGAAGACCATTTTGCCTGGCATGAAAGGATGGAGAGACACCAATGAGAAAATGAGTAGTAGATGTAGACTTTGCTCTACCAAACAAAATGACtgaaaaaagagaatgaagagtTGTGAGGTCAAATGTCAATAGCGGACCCTTCTCAAAGTCGGCACACTTAGAGCCGACAAACAACCTCAAGATGAACTGTTGAGCATCTTTCCTCGGGAGCACAAAGTTATCCTCCGGTAGCTACTCGAGATGATTCGAGGAGGAGTCTTTGCCAACTCGCCAAACACAGCTGGACAAAGGCACTAGTTCTACCCAAGCATAAAAGAAGAGGAGGCACAACAGAAGGTCGCATTTGTTTTATGAGATGCGAGCTTAACTGGGACCTCAAGAACAAGGCATAGAGGGGCAACCACGCATGTTAGAGACCTTGAGGGCATGTTTGGGAGAGCCAACTATGATAACTACATCATAATGGCCTTCTTAACCACTAAAACAACATCAGATGGAAGCATTGATGACATGAGGCCCGCTCAACTTTATCAGCCAACggttggatgacatgctctccacaccATTCGACCCCTATATCATTAACTATGAACTGCCCAGAGGGTTCGTAGTGCCCAAGTTCACGATGTACAATGGAACGAGTGGCCCATTTGACCACATCATGCACTTCAGGTAGctcatgacccttgacataGGGAATGATGCATTGATGT
The sequence above is drawn from the Vitis riparia cultivar Riparia Gloire de Montpellier isolate 1030 chromosome 15, EGFV_Vit.rip_1.0, whole genome shotgun sequence genome and encodes:
- the LOC117932065 gene encoding annexin A7-like, whose product is MECYKPDKEFTDRGLSLHVAGYDAGNYRPPHMACPPQQYYPPPQQCYPPPQQCYPPPPAYPPQGYPPAKYSPPFGYPAAGYSPPCGFPPAGYPPPCGLPPAEYPPPGVYPPAGYPPSGGYPPAGYPPPSGHQAAGYSPPSEHPAAGYPPPGGYPPAPYTLPGGGWKVKLGLGGY